The following proteins come from a genomic window of Trifolium pratense cultivar HEN17-A07 linkage group LG4, ARS_RC_1.1, whole genome shotgun sequence:
- the LOC123881558 gene encoding probable signal peptidase complex subunit 2: MASKGQKKANLLDHHSIKHILDESVSEVVTGRGYVEDVRLSNVRLLIGSVIIVIALFAQFYKKKFPENRDFLLACIALYVIFNGLLQLIIYTKEKNAILFTYPPAGSFTSTGLVVSSKLPRFSDLYTLTVESADPKSISANEPVHLTKSVTEWFTKDGVLVEGLFWKDVEALIAQYTKEPKKSK; encoded by the exons ATGGCATCCAAAGGACAGAAAAAAGCCAATCTTTTAGATCACCATTCTATCAAGCACATTCTTGATGAATCTGTTTCTGAG GTTGTAACGGGTCGTGGGTATGTTGAAGATGTGAGATTGAGCAATGTGAGGTTGTTGATTGGGTCTGTTATCATTGTTATTGCTCTCTTCGCTCAGTTTTATAAGAAGAAGTTTCCTGAGAATAGGGATTTTCTTCTTGCTTGCATCGCCTT ATATGTAATCTTCAATGGATTGTTGCAGCTGATCATATACACTAAGGAGAAGAACGCCATTCTGTTTACTTATCCTCCAGCT GGTTCCTTTACCAGTACCGGTTTGGTAGTTTCCTCCAAATTACCCAGATTTTCTGACTTGTACACGCTTACCGTAGAAAGCGCAGATCCAAAATCAATTTCTGCAAATGAACCAGTACATCTTACCAAAAGCGTTACCGAGTG GTTCACTAAGGATGGAGTCTTAGTTGAGGGCCTCTTCTGGAAGGATGTTGAAGCTCTGATTGCTCAATACACGAAAGAACCAAAGAAGAGCAAGTGA
- the LOC123920523 gene encoding uncharacterized protein LOC123920523 isoform X1 gives MANRRERDLIHRDGVDPLDGEDFNFDDSSSVESYAGSGSGGGSVASSSSPGDDDGGGLRSEVGLTERLTDIIVDESDGDLLIQQTNCEERLLQWLQALDMQVIGACRADERLKPLLKMNTVSGVSEDPLLTQLIQHFEPSEVGMLARCFCLPLVTIRVGKISKEGTRLCPTANRGNLTLVLLPSSDLRLSFIGDDGKTERLFTLSSTFQCSSVVVQGIPTDSSGRSFHVTTPDDRTFFFWCSEKSKLLGVELLAKMEDLLKRKPSIAELSGISKSRLDCFATQLRAFLVGSTGGGSHDSSACASMSANSTAFGDVPIENSHSSSSKFPRSRHIVQTTKGDSMLYQSILSPRSSSFKEVPPRNLSSHRIAAREKIKRRGDNQQQAADNLDLSSTSDHGKASDVTKTLPFSPNFMGSAGMFNVPSSLGPGGEVTPVVSPLFSPYYCWCPPGISSTFPSIAALPQSPVSFAGSQPLASGASLLPNTLAASLFQPIQPLNLGSSMDFPPFFPEPLVRMSLPTSQQIPTFTPLMCDPIVHVPIIDVCSSGQGYLVSAGPAMSTSIPPLHPNLVNPLISESDAVVKGARETLRLLIGGSSQGNQQVMLDPFPAILTNLNENQNNVLVAGSRGLYTGTRDINVIANSIAAMGLVSLSGASNGDNESDSEVCGGNYGILEAIKKSNDAGGAFSDEGGPSLDSK, from the exons aTGGCGAATCGTAGAGAACGAGATTTGATTCATAGAGACGGTGTAGATCCATTGGACGGTGAGGATTTCAATTTTGACGATTCTTCGTCTGTTGAATCGTACGCTGGTAGTGGTAGTGGTGGTGGTTCCGTTGCGAGTAGTTCTTCGCCGGGAGATGATGACGGCGGTGGTTTGAGGAGTGAGGTTGGACTGACGGAGCGGTTGACAGATATTATCGTCGATGAAAGCGATGGCGATCTGTTGATTCAGCAAACTAATTGCGAAGAGAGGTTGTTGCAGTGGCTGCAAGCTCTTGATATGCAAGTTATTGGAGCGTGTCGTGCTGATGAGAGGTTGAAACCGTTGTTGAAGATGAATACTGTTTCTGGCGTTTCTGAAGATCCTTTGTTGACTCAATTAATTCAG CATTTTGAGCCATCGGAGGTTGGTATGTTAGCTAGATGCTTCTGCTTGCCTCTTGTTACCATCCGCGTTGGGAAGATCAGCAAGGAAGGAACTCGCTTATGTCCTACTGCTAATAG GGGTAACTTGACACTTGTTCTACTTCCAAGTTCTGATCTTCGTCTCTCATTCATTGGGGATGATGGTAAGACAGAGAGATTATTCACTCTTTCTAGCACATTCCAATGCTCTTCTGTCGTGGTTCAGGGAATCCCAACTGACAGCTCTGGCCGATCCTTCCATGTTACTACTCCTGATGACAGAACTTTTTTCTTCTGGTGCTCTGAAAAGTCTAAGCTGCTAGGAGTTGAATTACTTGCAAAG ATGGAGGATTTACTAAAGAGGAAACCATCAATTGCTGAACTGAGTGGCATTAGCAAGTCGCGGCTTGATTGTTTTGCTACTCAACTTCGTGCTTTTCTTGTGGGGTCCACGGGGGGAGGTAGTCATGACAGTTCAGCTTGTGCTTCAATGTCTGCAAATTCCACGGCATTCGGTGATGTTCCAATTGAAAACTCACACTCCTCATCATCAAAATTTCCTCGATCTCGACATATTGTACAGACAACAAAGGGAGATTCAATGCTTTACCAGAGCATTCTTAGTCCAAGGTCAAGTTCTTTTAAAGAGGTTCCCCCAAGAAACCTGTCTTCCCATAGGATTGCTGCTAGGGAGAAGATTAAGCGCCGTGGTGACAACCAGCAGCAAGCAGCTGACAACTTGGATTTATCATCAACTTCTGATCATGGCAAAGCTTCAGACGTAACAAAAACTCTTCCTTTCTCTCCAAATTTTATGGGATCAGCAGGGATGTTTAATGTTCCGTCAAGCCTTGGACCAGGCGGGGAAGTCACCCCTGTGGTGTCTCCTCTTTTTTCTCCCTACTATTGTTGGTGTCCACCTGGGATTTCTTCTACCTTTCCATCCATTGCAGCACTACCACAATCTCCTGTGTCATTTGCTGGATCACAGCCACTTGCCTCGGGTGCCTCTCTACTACCCAACACTCTTGCAGCTAGCCTATTCCAACCAATACAGCCTCTCAATCTTGGTTCCTCAATGGACTTTCCTCCATTTTTCCCTGAACCATTAGTCAGAATGTCGTTACCAACTTCTCAACAGATTCCCACTTTCACACCCCTAAT GTGTGATCCAATTGTTCATGTCCCAATAATTGATGTCTGTTCTTCGGGGCAGGGCTATCTCGTGAGTGCTGGACCTGCAATGTCAACTAGTATTCCACCGCTGCATCCAAATCTTGTGAACCCACTGATCTCTGAATCGGATGCAGTGGTGAAAGGTGCAAGGGAAACTCTAAGGTTGCTGATTGGTGGCTCAAGCCAGGGTAACCAACAGGTTATGTTAGACCCTTTCCCAGCAATTTTAACCAATCTGAATGAAAACCAAAACAATGTCCTTGTTGCTGGCAGCCGCGGTCTTTACACTGGAACCAgagatataaatgttattgcAAACAGCATTGCTGCAATGGGATTAGTATCATTATCTGGAGCATCCAATGGAGACAATGAAAGTGATTCAGAGGTATGTGGCGGCAACTACGGTATTTTGGAAGCAATAAAGAAATCCAATGATGCAGGTGGTGCCTTTTCGGATGAGGGCGGACCCTCTTTAGATTCTAAGTAG
- the LOC123920523 gene encoding uncharacterized protein LOC123920523 isoform X2, with product MANRRERDLIHRDGVDPLDGEDFNFDDSSSVESYAGSGSGGGSVASSSSPGDDDGGGLRSEVGLTERLTDIIVDESDGDLLIQQTNCEERLLQWLQALDMQVIGACRADERLKPLLKMNTVSGVSEDPLLTQLIQHFEPSEVGMLARCFCLPLVTIRVGKISKEGTRLCPTANRGNLTLVLLPSSDLRLSFIGDDGKTERLFTLSSTFQCSSVVVQGIPTDSSGRSFHVTTPDDRTFFFWCSEKSKLLGVELLAKMEDLLKRKPSIAELSGISKSRLDCFATQLRAFLVGSTGGGSHDSSACASMSANSTAFGDVPIENSHSSSSKFPRSRHIVQTTKGDSMLYQSILSPRSSSFKEVPPRNLSSHRIAAREKIKRRGDNQQQAADNLDLSSTSDHGKASDVTKTLPFSPNFMGSAGMFNVPSSLGPGGEVTPVVSPLFSPYYCWCPPGISSTFPSIAALPQSPVSFAGSQPLASGASLLPNTLAASLFQPIQPLNLGSSMDFPPFFPEPLVRMSLPTSQQIPTFTPLMCDPIVHVPIIDVCSSGQGYLVSAGPAMSTSIPPLHPNLVNPLISESDAVVKGARETLRLLIGGSSQGNQQVMIDPFPAILTNLNENQNNVLVAGSRGLYTGTRDINVIANSIAAMGLVSLSGASNGDNESDSEVCGGNYGILEAIKKSNDAGGAFSDEGGPFSK from the exons aTGGCGAATCGTAGAGAACGAGATTTGATTCATAGAGACGGTGTAGATCCATTGGACGGTGAGGATTTCAATTTTGACGATTCTTCGTCTGTTGAATCGTACGCTGGTAGTGGTAGTGGTGGTGGTTCCGTTGCGAGTAGTTCTTCGCCGGGAGATGATGACGGCGGTGGTTTGAGGAGTGAGGTTGGACTGACGGAGCGGTTGACAGATATTATCGTCGATGAAAGCGATGGCGATCTGTTGATTCAGCAAACTAATTGCGAAGAGAGGTTGTTGCAGTGGCTGCAAGCTCTTGATATGCAAGTTATTGGAGCGTGTCGTGCTGATGAGAGGTTGAAACCGTTGTTGAAGATGAATACTGTTTCTGGCGTTTCTGAAGATCCTTTGTTGACTCAATTAATTCAG CATTTTGAGCCATCGGAGGTTGGTATGTTAGCTAGATGCTTCTGCTTGCCTCTTGTTACCATCCGCGTTGGGAAGATCAGCAAGGAAGGAACTCGCTTATGTCCTACTGCTAATAG GGGTAACTTGACACTTGTTCTACTTCCAAGTTCTGATCTTCGTCTCTCATTCATTGGGGATGATGGTAAGACAGAGAGATTATTCACTCTTTCTAGCACATTCCAATGCTCTTCTGTCGTGGTTCAGGGAATCCCAACTGACAGCTCTGGCCGATCCTTCCATGTTACTACTCCTGATGACAGAACTTTTTTCTTCTGGTGCTCTGAAAAGTCTAAGCTGCTAGGAGTTGAATTACTTGCAAAG ATGGAGGATTTACTAAAGAGGAAACCATCAATTGCTGAACTGAGTGGCATTAGCAAGTCGCGGCTTGATTGTTTTGCTACTCAACTTCGTGCTTTTCTTGTGGGGTCCACGGGGGGAGGTAGTCATGACAGTTCAGCTTGTGCTTCAATGTCTGCAAATTCCACGGCATTCGGTGATGTTCCAATTGAAAACTCACACTCCTCATCATCAAAATTTCCTCGATCTCGACATATTGTACAGACAACAAAGGGAGATTCAATGCTTTACCAGAGCATTCTTAGTCCAAGGTCAAGTTCTTTTAAAGAGGTTCCCCCAAGAAACCTGTCTTCCCATAGGATTGCTGCTAGGGAGAAGATTAAGCGCCGTGGTGACAACCAGCAGCAAGCAGCTGACAACTTGGATTTATCATCAACTTCTGATCATGGCAAAGCTTCAGACGTAACAAAAACTCTTCCTTTCTCTCCAAATTTTATGGGATCAGCAGGGATGTTTAATGTTCCGTCAAGCCTTGGACCAGGCGGGGAAGTCACCCCTGTGGTGTCTCCTCTTTTTTCTCCCTACTATTGTTGGTGTCCACCTGGGATTTCTTCTACCTTTCCATCCATTGCAGCACTACCACAATCTCCTGTGTCATTTGCTGGATCACAGCCACTTGCCTCGGGTGCCTCTCTACTACCCAACACTCTTGCAGCTAGCCTATTCCAACCAATACAGCCTCTCAATCTTGGTTCCTCAATGGACTTTCCTCCATTTTTCCCTGAACCATTAGTCAGAATGTCGTTACCAACTTCTCAACAGATTCCCACTTTCACACCCCTAATGTGTGATCCAATTGTTCATGTCCCAATAATTGATGTCTGTTCTTCGGGGCAGGGCTATCTTGTGAGTGCTGGACCTGCAATGTCAACTAGTATTCCACCGCTGCATCCAAATCTTGTGAACCCACTGATCTCTGAATCCGATGCAGTGGTGAAAGGTGCAAGGGAAACTCTAAGGTTGCTGATTGGTGGCTCAAGCCAGGGTAACCAACAGGTTATGATCGACCCTTTCCCAGCAATTTTAACCAATCTGAATGAAAACCAAAACAATGTCCTTGTTGCTGGCAGCCGCGGTCTTTACACTGGAACCAgagatataaatgttattgcAAACAGCATTGCTGCAATGGGATTAGTATCATTATCTGGAGCATCCAATGGAGACAATGAAAGTGATTCAGAGGTATGTGGCGGCAACTACGGTATTTTGGAAGCAATAAAGAAATCCAATGACGCAGGTGGTGCCTTTTCGGATGAGGGCGGACCCTTTTCTAAGTAG
- the LOC123920524 gene encoding WD repeat-containing protein 43-like, protein MKAVEKESKKSKKRQATSDPDLPTTTEKVDFDQCEAAEGVLDDDPSEPTMGEKLAGLNLLDENKSKSEKEQESLVSLKPPSADSVHILLKQALNADDRALLLDCLYTQDEKVIIKSVAQLNPSNVLKLLNSLISIIESRGAILSCALPWLKCLLLQHASGIMSQESSLKVLNSLYQLIESRVSTFKSVFQISSFLDILYTGVLDEEVDEVETVPIIYVDTDDSEAESEDVMETYKDSKDGELSDEGFDNLSDIDGSDGMMED, encoded by the exons ATGAAAG CCGTAGAAAAGGAAAGCAAAAAGTCTAAGAAAAGACAAGCAACCTCTGATCCTGATCTTCCAACCACAACTGAGAAGGTGGATTTCG ATCAATGTGAGGCTGCAGAAGGAGTCCTTGATGATGATCCAAGTGAGCCAACAATGGGAGAGAAACTTGCCGGTCTCAATTTACTGGATGAAAACAAATCCAAGAGTGAAAAAGAGCAAGAATCTTTGGTTTCATTGAAGCCTCCAAGTGCAGACAGTGTACATATTTTGCTTAAGCAAGCATTAAATGCTGATGACCGCGCCCTTCTGTTGGATTGCTTGTATACTCAAGATGAGAAG GTTATTATAAAGTCAGTTGCGCAGTTGAACCCATCCAATGTCCTCAAACTTCTTAATTCTCTTATTTCCATTATTGAATCTAG GGGTGCAATTTTGTCATGTGCTCTTCCATGGCTGAAGTGTCTGCTTCTACAGCATGCAAGTGGAATAATGTCCCAGGAATCTTCTTTAAAAGTTTTGAACTCTTTGTATCAA TTGATCGAGTCTAGAGTCTCCACCTTTAAGTCTGTCTTCCAAATCTCAAGTTTCTTAGACATCCTATACACTGGG GTTCTTGATGAGGAGGTAGACGAAGTTGAAACAGTACCAATTATCTATGTGGACACAGATGACAGTGAGGCAGAATCGGAGGATGTCATGGAAACTTACAAAGATAgcaaagatggtgaactatcgGATGAAGGATTTGATAATCTTAGTGACATTGACGGTAGTGATGGTATGATGGAAGATTAA